One Triticum dicoccoides isolate Atlit2015 ecotype Zavitan chromosome 4B, WEW_v2.0, whole genome shotgun sequence genomic window carries:
- the LOC119294836 gene encoding GPN-loop GTPase 3-like isoform X1, which translates to MGFAQLVIGPAGSGKSTYCSGLYQHCETVGRRIHMVNLDPAAEHFSYPVSTDIRELISLDDVMEELGMGPNGGLIYCMEHLEDNLDDWLDEQLENYLDDDYLVFDCPGQIELFTHVPVLRNFVEYLKWKNFTVCAVYLLDSQFVSDVTKYISGCMASLSAMIQLELPHINILSKMDLVSNKKDVEDYLNPEAQVLLPQLNRQMAPRFHKLNKALAELVDDYNMVNFIPLDLRKESSDRRNPLPLEFLILGHATSTSMYLDTTLTFIWKTHSLIARFKFLVG; encoded by the exons ATGGGTTTCGCGCAGCTCGTCATCGGCCCCGCCGGCAGCGGCAAG TCGACCTATTGCTCTGGTTTGTATCAACATTGCGAGACAGTGGGCAGGAGGATTCATATGGTCAATCTGGATCCAGCTGCAGAGCACTTCAGCTACCCTGTATCTACTG ATATTAGAGAGCTCATATCACTGGATGATGTCATGGAGGAGCTTGGGATGGGACCAAATGGCGGCCTCATCTATTGCATGGA GCACCTTGAAGACAATttggatgattggttggatgaacaATTAGAAAACTACTTGGATGATGACTATCTTGTGTTTGATTGCCCAG GCCAAATTGAACTCTTCACTCATGTTCCAGTTCTGCGTAACTTTGTTGAGTATCTGAAATGGAAAAATTTCACTGTTTGCGCTGTGTACCTTTTGGACTCACAG TTTGTCAGTGATGTCACAAAATACATTAGCGGTTGCATGGCTTCTCTTTCTGCTATGATTCAACTCGAGCTTCCTCATATCAACATCCTTTCTAAGATGGACCTTGTTTCCAATAAAAAGGATGTAGAAGA CTATCTGAACCCTGAGGCACAGGTTCTTCTGCCACAGCTGAATCGACAGATGGCGCCTCGGTTTCACAAGTTAAACAAGGCTTTAGCTGAACTG GTTGATGATTACAACATGGTGAATTTCATACCACTTGATTTGAGGAAGGAGAGCAG TGATCGAAGGAACCCTTTGCCACTTGAGTTTCTGATCCTTGGACATGCTACTTCTACTAGTATGTATCTGGATACAACTTTAACATTTATCTGGAAGACACATTCCCTTATTGCCAGATTCAAATTTCTGGTGGGGTGA
- the LOC119294836 gene encoding GPN-loop GTPase 3-like isoform X2: MGFAQLVIGPAGSGKSTYCSGLYQHCETVGRRIHMVNLDPAAEHFSYPVSTDIRELISLDDVMEELGMGPNGGLIYCMEHLEDNLDDWLDEQLENYLDDDYLVFDCPGQIELFTHVPVLRNFVEYLKWKNFTVCAVYLLDSQFVSDVTKYISGCMASLSAMIQLELPHINILSKMDLVSNKKDVEDYLNPEAQVLLPQLNRQMAPRFHKLNKALAELVDDYNMVNFIPLDLRKESSDRRNPLPLEFLILGHATSTTFSMCCQISTTASSTGKMLM, from the exons ATGGGTTTCGCGCAGCTCGTCATCGGCCCCGCCGGCAGCGGCAAG TCGACCTATTGCTCTGGTTTGTATCAACATTGCGAGACAGTGGGCAGGAGGATTCATATGGTCAATCTGGATCCAGCTGCAGAGCACTTCAGCTACCCTGTATCTACTG ATATTAGAGAGCTCATATCACTGGATGATGTCATGGAGGAGCTTGGGATGGGACCAAATGGCGGCCTCATCTATTGCATGGA GCACCTTGAAGACAATttggatgattggttggatgaacaATTAGAAAACTACTTGGATGATGACTATCTTGTGTTTGATTGCCCAG GCCAAATTGAACTCTTCACTCATGTTCCAGTTCTGCGTAACTTTGTTGAGTATCTGAAATGGAAAAATTTCACTGTTTGCGCTGTGTACCTTTTGGACTCACAG TTTGTCAGTGATGTCACAAAATACATTAGCGGTTGCATGGCTTCTCTTTCTGCTATGATTCAACTCGAGCTTCCTCATATCAACATCCTTTCTAAGATGGACCTTGTTTCCAATAAAAAGGATGTAGAAGA CTATCTGAACCCTGAGGCACAGGTTCTTCTGCCACAGCTGAATCGACAGATGGCGCCTCGGTTTCACAAGTTAAACAAGGCTTTAGCTGAACTG GTTGATGATTACAACATGGTGAATTTCATACCACTTGATTTGAGGAAGGAGAGCAG TGATCGAAGGAACCCTTTGCCACTTGAGTTTCTGATCCTTGGACATGCTACTTCTACTA CATTCAGTATGTGCTGTCAAATATCGACAACTGCATCCAGCACGGGGAAGATGCTGATGTGA
- the LOC119294836 gene encoding GPN-loop GTPase 3-like isoform X3: MGFAQLVIGPAGSGKSTYCSGLYQHCETVGRRIHMVNLDPAAEHFSYPVSTDIRELISLDDVMEELGMGPNGGLIYCMEHLEDNLDDWLDEQLENYLDDDYLVFDCPGQIELFTHVPVLRNFVEYLKWKNFTVCAVYLLDSQFVSDVTKYISGCMASLSAMIQLELPHINILSKMDLVSNKKDVEDYLNPEAQVLLPQLNRQMAPRFHKLNKALAELVDDYNMVNFIPLDLRKESSIQYVLSNIDNCIQHGEDADVKVRDFIPEDDD; this comes from the exons ATGGGTTTCGCGCAGCTCGTCATCGGCCCCGCCGGCAGCGGCAAG TCGACCTATTGCTCTGGTTTGTATCAACATTGCGAGACAGTGGGCAGGAGGATTCATATGGTCAATCTGGATCCAGCTGCAGAGCACTTCAGCTACCCTGTATCTACTG ATATTAGAGAGCTCATATCACTGGATGATGTCATGGAGGAGCTTGGGATGGGACCAAATGGCGGCCTCATCTATTGCATGGA GCACCTTGAAGACAATttggatgattggttggatgaacaATTAGAAAACTACTTGGATGATGACTATCTTGTGTTTGATTGCCCAG GCCAAATTGAACTCTTCACTCATGTTCCAGTTCTGCGTAACTTTGTTGAGTATCTGAAATGGAAAAATTTCACTGTTTGCGCTGTGTACCTTTTGGACTCACAG TTTGTCAGTGATGTCACAAAATACATTAGCGGTTGCATGGCTTCTCTTTCTGCTATGATTCAACTCGAGCTTCCTCATATCAACATCCTTTCTAAGATGGACCTTGTTTCCAATAAAAAGGATGTAGAAGA CTATCTGAACCCTGAGGCACAGGTTCTTCTGCCACAGCTGAATCGACAGATGGCGCCTCGGTTTCACAAGTTAAACAAGGCTTTAGCTGAACTG GTTGATGATTACAACATGGTGAATTTCATACCACTTGATTTGAGGAAGGAGAGCAG CATTCAGTATGTGCTGTCAAATATCGACAACTGCATCCAGCACGGGGAAGATGCTGATGTGAAAGTTAGGGATTTCATTCCTGAGGATGATGATTGA